TTGAAGGGCGCGTTGGTGGTCAGTTTTGGCTTTTGTCTCATAATTGTCTCATGTTCAGTTTTTATTTGTCTCGTGAGACAATTATATTTTGAGAACGAGACAATCGCAAGACAATTGGTGCACGGCCCGCTTTTAAGGGCTTTGCAATGTGCTTTATCTAGTCGCAATTGGGCCGGGATTCATTTCAAAAAAGCCGGCCGTCGACCGGACGAAGGTTGATCTTGCGCCTGATACAGCTTAAACCCCATAGCCTATGATTGCGACGTCGAATGTGAGCCTCAGGTATGGGGCGAAGAAGCTTTTTGAAGATGTGAACGTGAAGTTCACGCCGGGTAATTGTTATGGCCTGATCGGTGCGAATGGGGCGGGGAAATCGACTTTTTTAAAAGTTCTGTCGAAAGAAATCGAACCCAACACGGGCGAAGTCATTTTTGGTAAAGACCTCAGGCTTTCGATTTTAAAACAAAACCAATTCGAATTTGATGAAGTCGAAGTTCTAAAAACCGTGATGATGGGCAATCAAAAGCTGTTTAAGATCATCGAGGAAAAAGATGCTCTCTACGCAAAACCAGATTTCAGCGAAAAAGATGGCGAACGCGCAAGCCTGCTTGAAGCAGAGTTTGCAGAACTTGGCGGCTGGGACGCGGAAAGCGAAGCAAGCTCGATGCTGGAAGGTCTTGGGATTCCAACCAGCTCGCACACGAAACTTCTGAAAGAATTAGATCCTGGCGAAAAAGTAAAAGTCCTTTTGGCGCAGGCGCTATTCGGGAAGCCGGATATTTTACTATTGGACGAACCGACCAACAACTTAGACATCTATGCGGTTCAGTGGCTTGAAAAGTTCCTGATGGAATTTCAAAACACCGTGATCGTGGTCTCGCATGACAGGTATTTTTTAAACCGCGTCTGCACACACATCGCCGATATCGATTATAGCAAAATCAAAGTCTACACTGGTAACTACGATTTCTGGCGTCAATCGGCAGAGCTGTCTCAGCGTTTGTTATCAGACCAAAACCGAAAAGCGTCGGATAAAGCGGAAGAACTCAAGGCGTTCATTCGTCGCTTTAGTGCGAACGCTTCGAAGTCGGCGCAAGCCTCTTCGCGCCAAAAGCAACTTGAAAAGCTTGAATTCGCGGACATGCCGGCTTCCTCGCGCAAACAGCCCTTTGTTGGTTTTGACTTAAAACGCGAACTTGGGAACGATGTTTTGGTGGTCGATAAGGTTTCAAAAACCATCGACGGCGAAATGGTTTTAAAGAACGTAAGCTTCACTTTGAAGAAAACCGACAAAGTGATTCTGCTTGGCCGAAATGAACTGGCGAAAACGGCGTTGTTAGAAATCTTAGCTGGCGAAATGGAGCCAGACTCAGGAAGCGTTAAGTGGGGCATCACTGCGGTTCGAACATACTTCCCGTCGGATAACGGTCGCTTCTTTAAGAAATCTGACGACATTAATACCCTGGTTGATTGGCTTCGTCAGTATTCCGAGGACAAAGACGAATCGTTCATCCGGGGCTTCCTTGGAAAAATGCTATTTAGTCGCGATGAGGGTTTAAAGCGTCCCGATGTTTTATCGGGCGGAGAAAAAGTTCGCTGCATGCTAGCGAAAATGATGCTTTCTGGCGCCAACGTTTTAATCCTTGATGGCCCCACGGCCCACTTGGAC
The nucleotide sequence above comes from Deltaproteobacteria bacterium. Encoded proteins:
- a CDS encoding ATP-binding cassette domain-containing protein, which encodes MIATSNVSLRYGAKKLFEDVNVKFTPGNCYGLIGANGAGKSTFLKVLSKEIEPNTGEVIFGKDLRLSILKQNQFEFDEVEVLKTVMMGNQKLFKIIEEKDALYAKPDFSEKDGERASLLEAEFAELGGWDAESEASSMLEGLGIPTSSHTKLLKELDPGEKVKVLLAQALFGKPDILLLDEPTNNLDIYAVQWLEKFLMEFQNTVIVVSHDRYFLNRVCTHIADIDYSKIKVYTGNYDFWRQSAELSQRLLSDQNRKASDKAEELKAFIRRFSANASKSAQASSRQKQLEKLEFADMPASSRKQPFVGFDLKRELGNDVLVVDKVSKTIDGEMVLKNVSFTLKKTDKVILLGRNELAKTALLEILAGEMEPDSGSVKWGITAVRTYFPSDNGRFFKKSDDINTLVDWLRQYSEDKDESFIRGFLGKMLFSRDEGLKRPDVLSGGEKVRCMLAKMMLSGANVLILDGPTAHLDLESISAVNEGIVRFKGVVIFTTHDHEFIQTSATRIIELGVPSAGGKAPVKGVTGPCSVIDDQDMTYDEFVARK